The proteins below come from a single Mya arenaria isolate MELC-2E11 chromosome 6, ASM2691426v1 genomic window:
- the LOC128239091 gene encoding transmembrane protein 45B-like yields the protein MGNFPGHALPGSFFIFFGLWWTFHMFYRYYIALNKNTKFTSSVIFNCPCLCGRFKDWPIEAYFKLMCICIGFFLEIYTGFSKDWRFVNIGNGQHATMFFFFGLSSVVDILLHYKWPLPPSMDYVSLFLAITVEFILFKFHLHGRTDLDVLLHTLLLYAIAASIISVILEMKYKNNIMCALSRAYCTLLQGTWFWQIGWILYPPFKSSFRWDEDDHEQMMIATMIFAWHAGVNLLIVLAIGGVVAAAHRRFYTYSQEDSYAMKRLINSSSNGDSMVKINEDSESEVEFENTSMLS from the coding sequence ATGGGTAATTTTCCTGGCCACGCCCTCCCGGGCTCGTTCTTCATTTTCTTTGGACTATGGTGGACCTTCCACATGTTCTATCGCTACTACATCGCCCTAAACAAGAACACCAAGTTCACGTCATCTGTCATTTTCAACTGCCCGTGCCTGTGCGGACGATTCAAGGACTGGCCTATTGAAGCTTACTTCAAACTCATGTGTATATGCATTGGATTCTTCCTTGAAATATACACTGGATTCTCTAAGGATTGGCGGTTCGTGAATATCGGCAACGGGCAGCATGCCAcgatgtttttcttttttggatTGTCTAGTGTTGTAGATATACTTCTTCATTATAAATGGCCTTTGCCTCCCTCGATGGACTATGTCTCCTTGTTTCTAGCCATTACAGTGGAATTTATTCTATTCAAGTTTCACTTACATGGCCGAACTGACTTGGACGTGCTACTTCACACGTTGCTTCTCTATGCGATAGCCGCAAGTATTATATCAGTAATATTAGAAATGaagtacaaaaataatataatgtgcGCCTTAAGTCGTGCTTACTGTACCTTACTTCAAGGGACGTGGTTTTGGCAGATAGGATGGATTTTGTACCCGCCGTTTAAAAGTTCCTTTCGTTGGGATGAAGACGACCATGAACAGATGATGATAGCCACTATGATCTTTGCCTGGCATGCAGGGGTCAACCTGCTGATTGTGCTCGCAATAGGGGGTGTAGTGGCAGCAGCACATCGCAGGTTTTATACGTACAGCCAAGAAGATAGTTACGCCATGAAGAGACTGATAAACTCCTCAAGTAACGGCGACTCTATGGTAAAGATAAACGAAGATAGTGAAAGTGAAGTAGAATTTGAGAATACTTCCATGTTGTCTTGA